One genomic window of Plasmodium sp. gorilla clade G2 genome assembly, contig: PADLG01_00_2, whole genome shotgun sequence includes the following:
- a CDS encoding acyl-CoA synthetase, putative: MSIIYTAYIFIIYLICVLPCINELFRRNRCYSEICERSKDKNESSVYCMKDYKEKSPLFVYKHIMKLFAEQYTLKGEKIGLVEHSCGEPENYVTYNNFFKKVLSFSHALNTYEGKGIEEKIYNEKENGGKFRLLGLYGSNSINWLATDLGAMISGVTTLVIHSKFSLDVIVNILNETKIEWLCLDLDLVEGILNRKNELPYLKKLIILDSLVKYNKKNLNVGKHVDLDNNNNNKRKKKEIELYKEEKKDINLYSLKYDNEKLEKIKSLKENWNKIGIDIITFDDITKVKSTNFNIKNEDPDFVTSIVYTSGTSGKPKGVMLSNKNFYNAVISIYYHDVVKNYNFEQHLSYLPVSHIYERIYIYLIFMNGGMINIWSKDMKFFSKDIRNSEDEIIAGVPKVFSRMYTNIITEINNLSSCKRNIVKSILYLRKLFKNGCFSNFLERITNISSKLRNKINPNMKVILNGGGKLSAKIADELRVLLNIKYYQGYGLTEGTGPIFAQSMYDDNSEGMGGPICPSTKYKVRTWETYKATDRLPKGELLIKSDSIFRGYFLEKESTKNSFTKDGYFKTGDVVQINDNGSVTFLDRSKGLVKLSQGEYIETDLLNNLYSQICFINNCVVYGDDSMDGPLAIISVDKGLFFKSLKNDNMLEKTGIDEKNYLEKLTDENINHNIYVDYVKNKMMDIFKKTNLNRYNIINDIYLTSKTWDTTNYFTPSLKIKRFNVFKDFSFYIDEVKKKYEDKLKGSNLDNKNKEKKEDEKKNDQKKEENDSKKLEKASVSEPHQTIVGIHQGLENKKVKLRAVNGTRELSKNK, encoded by the coding sequence atgagtattatatatactgcatatatttttattatatatctaatTTGTGTGTTACCTTGCATTAATGAACTTTTTCGTCGAAATAGATGCTACTCTGAAATATGTGAAAGATCAAAGGATAAAAATGAATCGAGTGTATATTGTATGAAAGATTATAAAGAGAAAAGTccattatttgtttataaacatattatgaAACTGTTTGCAGAACAATATACACTAAAAGGTGAAAAAATAGGGTTAGTAGAACATTCATGTGGGGAACCAGAAAATTatgtaacatataataatttttttaagaaagTATTATCATTTAGTCATGCATTGAATACTTATGAAGGAAAAGgtattgaagaaaaaatatataatgaaaaagaaaatggaGGAAAGTTTAGATTACTAGGTTTATATGGTAGTAATTCGATTAATTGGCTAGCTACTGATTTGGGTGCAATGATAAGCGGGGTGACAACATTAGTGATACATTCTAAATTCAGTTTAGATGtaattgttaatatattGAATGAGACAAAAATTGAATGGTTATGTTTAGATTTGGATTTGGTAGAAGGTATATTAAATCGTAAAAATGAATTGCCTTATTTGAAAAAACTTATAATTTTAGATAGCTTAgttaaatataacaaaaaaaatttaaatgttGGAAAACACGTTGatttagataataataataataataaaagaaagaaaaaagaaattgagttatataaagaagaaaaaaaggatattaatttatattctttaaaatatgataatgaaaaattagaaaaaattaagagCCTAAAGGAAAATTGGAATAAAATTGGAATAGATATTATAACGTTTGATGATATAACAAAGGTTAAATCAaccaattttaatattaaaaacgAAGATCCTGATTTTGTTACTTCTATTGTGTATACATCTGGAACATCAGGAAAACCAAAAGGTGTCATGTtaagtaataaaaatttttataatgcagtaatatctatatattacCATGATGtagtaaaaaattataattttgagcaacatttatcatatttacccgtatcacatatatatgaaagaatttatatttatcttatttttatgaatggtggaatgataaatatatggaGTAAAGAtatgaaatttttttctaaGGATATAAGAAATTCTGAGGATGAAATAATAGCTGGAGTACCAAAAGTGTTTAGTAGAATGTATACCAATATTATAacagaaataaataatttatcaagttgtaaaaggaatatagttaaaagtattttatatttacgtaaattatttaaaaatggaTGTTTTAGTAATTTTCTTGAAAgaattacaaatatatcaTCTAAATTGAGAAATAAGATAAACCCCAATATGAAGGTTATATTAAATGGTGGTGGAAAATTGTCGGCTAAAATCGCTGACGAATTACgtgttttattaaatattaaatattatcaagGTTATGGATTAACCGAAGGTACTGGTCCTATTTTTGCTCAAAGTATGTATGATGATAATTCAGAAGGTATGGGAGGACCTATATGTCCTAGTACAAAATATAAGGTAAGGACATGGGAAACATATAAAGCAACAGATAGATTGCCAAAAGGTGAATTGTTAATTAAGAGTGACTCTATATTTAGAGGATACTTTTTAGAAAAGGAAAGTACCAAAAATTCCTTCACAAAAGATGGTTATTTTAAAACAGGTGATGTTGTACAAATTAATGATAATGGTTCTGTAACTTTTTTAGATAGATCAAAGGGTTTGGTTAAATTATCACAAGGAGAATATATAGAAACTGATTTATTGAATAATCTATATTCAcaaatttgttttataaataattgcGTTGTTTATGGTGATGATTCAATGGATGGTCCACTGGCTATCATTTCCGTTGATAAAGGTTTATTTTTCAAAAGTTTAAAAAACGATAATATGTTAGAAAAAACTGGaattgatgaaaaaaattatttagaaaaattaaccgatgaaaatataaatcataatatttatgttgaTTATGTTAAGAATAAAATGATGgatatttttaagaaaacaaatttaaacagatataatattattaatgacatatatttaacatCCAAAACATGGGATACAACTAATTATTTTACTCCGtcattgaaaataaaaagattcAATGTATTTAAggatttttccttttatataGATGAagttaaaaagaaatatgaagACAAATTAAAAGGAAGTAatttagataataaaaataaggaaaaaaaggaagatgaaaaaaaaaatgatcaaaaaaaagaagagaatgattcaaaaaaattagaaaaagcGTCTGTTTCTGAGCCACATCAAACAATAGTAGGAATACATCAAGgtttagaaaataaaaaggtaaAACTAAGAGCAGTAAATGGAACAAGAGAACtgtcaaaaaataaatga